A genomic region of Metopolophium dirhodum isolate CAU chromosome 1, ASM1992520v1, whole genome shotgun sequence contains the following coding sequences:
- the LOC132934325 gene encoding E3 ubiquitin-protein ligase COP1-like isoform X1 — protein sequence MSEMTEEENSGSRAIKRQHLDSTDTSLSNSSSDYSCPVCYDIIHEAHITKCGHSFCYSCVSRSLETNSSCPKCGNMLSGGICDIFPNLALDKLVTKYKLVNPGRKLENSSKLGLIAGLRGFVNAESKKLTLSDVDAMLELLTRRKRKLEAESALAQNRLLYEFLERLLCDKESQMRRIGRQVELVKKDVAFVKKILKEWEAKKPVATDIEHNNINEKFDNTPPISSVNNCIPGNIQRRRMCSHFDDFVDCYFSLRAKELVFGNRHSAEEDGNVKEKDHEKGLDEFRENLVKFSKFNALRPIATLNYGTDIFNNSTIVSSIEFDKDDEYFAIAGVTKRIKVFEYDCVLRDSVDIHYPCVEMISASKISCVSWNSYRKNTVASSDYEGAVCVWDAGTGQRTRIFREHEKRCWSVDFNKADAGLMASGSDDARVKLWTLNQERSVACLEAKANVCCVKFNPVGASYLAFGSADHCVHYYDLRHAKRALAIFKGHKKAVSYVKFLNGKEMVSASTDSQLKLWNVNEAHEGCVRSFVGHVNEKNFVGLATDGDYIACGSENNSLYIYYKGLQRKLFTFKFEANNAILSASEEEKDRRRDDDVNEFVSAVCWRQTSNILMAANSQGIIKVLELK from the coding sequence atgtCTGAAATGACGGAGGAAGAGAACTCCGGATCACGTGCAATCAAACGTCAACATTTGGATTCCACTGACACTTCATTATCAAACTCTTCATCTGATTATTCTTGTCCTGTATGCTATGATATTATCCATGAAGCACATATCACCAAGTGTGGGCATTCATTTTGCTATAGTTGTGTTTCTAGGAGTCTAGAAACAAATTCGTCTTGCCCAAAATGTGGTAACATGTTATCAGGAGGCATCTGTGATATATTTCCAAATCTAGCACTTGATAAATTGGTAACCAAGTATAAACTTGTAAATCCTGGACGTAAATTAGAAAACTCTAGTAAACTGGGTTTAATTGCTGGACTACGAGGATTTGTCAATGCTGAATCTAAGAAATTAACATTATCTGATGTTGATGCAATGTTGGAACTTTTAACTCGACGTAAGCGTAAACTTGAAGCTGAGTCAGCTTTGGCTCAAAATCGATTACTCTATGAATTTCTTGAAAGGTTATTATGTGATAAAGAATCACAAATGCGCCGGATTGGAAGACAAGTGGAGTTAGTAAAAAAAGATGTggcttttgtaaaaaaaattttaaaagaatgGGAAGCCAAAAAACCTGTTGCTACAGATatagaacacaataatatcaatgaaaaatttgaTAACACTCCTCCAATAAGCAGTGTTAATAATTGTATCCCGGGTAATATTCAACGTAGACGTATGTGTTCacattttgatgattttgttgattgttatttttcattgaGAGCAAAAGAATTAGTGTTTGGTAATAGACACTCAGCAGAAGAAGATGGAAATGTTAAAGAAAAAGATCACGAAAAAGGATTGGACGAGTTTCGAGAAAATCTAGTGAAATTTTCTAAGTTTAATGCCCTTAGACCCATAGCTACACTGAATTATGGCACTGATATATTCAATAACTCAACTATAGTATCAAGTATTGAATTTGATAAAGATGATGAATATTTCGCTATAGCTGGTGTAACAAAACGCattaaagtatttgaatatgatTGTGTATTGCGTGACAGTGTTGACATTCATTACCCTTGTGTAGAAATGATATCTGCTTCAAAGATATCTTGTGTTAGTTGGAACtcttatagaaaaaatactgtTGCTAGTAGTGATTATGAAGGGGCTGTATGTGTGTGGGACGCAGGTACAGGTCAACGTACCAGGATATTTCGTGAACATGAAAAACGATGTTGGAGTGTTGATTTCAATAAGGCTGATGCTGGCCTTATGGCTTCTGGATCAGATGATGCACGTGTTAAACTTTGGACACTTAATCAAGAACGGTCTGTTGCATGTCTTGAAGCAAAAGCCAATGTATGTTGTGTTAAGTTCAATCCAGTTGGTGCTTCTTACCTGGCATTTGGCTCTGCTGATCATTGTGttcattattatgatttgagACATGCTAAACGTGCTTTAGCTATATTCAAAGGGCACAAAAAAGCCGTGTCATATGTCAAATTCTTAAATGGAAAAGAAATGGTGTCTGCGTCAACCGATAGTCAGTTAAAACTATGGAATGTCAATGAAGCCCACGAAGGATGTGTTCGTTCTTTTGTTGGTCATGTTAACGAAAAAAACTTTGTTGGCTTGGCCACGGACGGTGATTACATAGCTTGTGGATCTGAAAATAATTCTCTATATATCTACTACAAAGGATTACAAAGAAAATTATTCACGTTTAAATTTGAAGCAAATAACGCAATTTTGAGTGCATCTGAAGAAGAAAAAGATAGACGAAGGGATGATGACGTTAATGAATTTGTTTCCGCTGTTTGCTGGCGTCAAACATCCAATATACTCATGGCAGCTAATAGTCAAGGAATTATTAAAGTTCttgaacttaaataa